A genomic region of Pseudomonas sp. RSB 5.4 contains the following coding sequences:
- a CDS encoding type VI secretion system tip protein VgrG, giving the protein MLDANATHITLTLEGASADLQVLSFTGREALNEPFRFDLELVSARPDLKLEELLHKPGVLTFGATGEGKIHGLVYRIEQGDSGKTLTRYSISLVPQLAYLRHNHDQQIFQNLTVPKIIAQVLEDRGILADAYSFQLNAEYPQRDYCVQYDESDLHFIQRLCEEEGIHFHFQHSSSGHKLVFGDDQTVFRKLKAVSYQQDSGMSADKPVIKRFNLRLETRTTRVSRRDYDFEKPKILPEGAVKSEFAPDLEDYDYPGRFTTRERGKFLSTRALERHRSDYKLAEGKGDEPTLTSGHFLTLAEHPRAEWNDLWLLLEVFHEGKQPQVLGENVTSDVTDNKSDFHQGYRNSFLATPWDAHYRPALEHPKPKVLGSQTAVVTGPAGEEIHCDQYGRIKVQFHWDRDGQSDDKTTCWLRVASGWAGAAYGGIAIPRIGMEVLVTFLEGDPDQPLVTGCLYHKENVVPYDLPANKTRSTFKTLSSPGGKGYNEFRIEDKKGVEQIYIHAQRDWDENIEHDQKIRVGNERHDTVEANTYSEFKVEEHRITHLNRVSEMRADDHLTVAVTQHLNVGTAQFVEAGSEIHYYAGQKVVVEGAMELTAKAGGSFVKVDAGGVTISGAEVKVNTGGAPGVGTPAAPLLPGPMKVADADKAGKVLIPLPKRLNESGITPLCGKQSNGACSRKDCTCM; this is encoded by the coding sequence ATGCTGGACGCCAACGCTACCCACATTACCCTTACGCTCGAAGGCGCCTCCGCCGACCTGCAAGTGCTCAGCTTCACCGGTCGCGAAGCCCTCAACGAGCCTTTCCGTTTCGACCTCGAACTGGTCAGCGCCCGCCCCGACCTCAAACTTGAAGAGCTGCTGCACAAGCCCGGCGTCCTGACCTTCGGCGCCACCGGCGAAGGCAAAATCCACGGCCTGGTGTACCGCATCGAGCAAGGCGATTCCGGCAAGACGCTGACCCGTTACAGCATCAGCCTGGTGCCGCAACTGGCCTATTTGCGGCACAACCATGACCAGCAGATTTTCCAGAACCTCACGGTGCCGAAGATCATCGCCCAGGTGCTGGAAGATCGCGGCATCCTCGCCGACGCCTACAGCTTCCAACTCAACGCCGAGTACCCGCAACGCGATTACTGCGTGCAGTACGACGAGTCCGACCTGCATTTCATCCAGCGCCTGTGCGAAGAGGAAGGCATCCACTTCCACTTCCAGCACAGCAGTAGCGGGCACAAACTGGTGTTCGGCGACGATCAGACAGTGTTCCGCAAACTCAAGGCCGTGAGCTACCAGCAAGACTCCGGCATGAGCGCCGACAAACCGGTGATCAAACGCTTCAACCTGCGCCTGGAAACCCGCACCACGCGCGTCAGCCGCCGCGACTACGACTTCGAAAAACCGAAGATCCTGCCCGAAGGTGCAGTCAAATCCGAGTTCGCCCCGGATCTTGAGGACTACGATTACCCCGGCCGCTTCACCACCCGCGAGCGCGGCAAATTCCTCTCGACCCGCGCCCTTGAACGCCATCGCAGCGACTACAAACTCGCCGAAGGCAAAGGTGACGAACCGACCCTGACCAGCGGCCACTTCCTGACCCTGGCCGAACACCCGCGCGCTGAATGGAACGACTTGTGGCTGCTGCTGGAAGTCTTCCACGAAGGCAAACAACCGCAAGTGCTCGGTGAAAACGTCACCAGCGACGTCACCGACAACAAAAGCGATTTCCACCAGGGCTACCGCAACAGCTTCCTCGCCACCCCGTGGGACGCGCACTACCGCCCTGCCCTCGAACACCCGAAACCAAAAGTCCTCGGCAGCCAGACCGCGGTCGTCACCGGCCCGGCCGGCGAAGAAATCCACTGCGACCAGTACGGCCGCATCAAAGTCCAGTTCCACTGGGACCGCGACGGCCAGTCCGACGACAAAACCACCTGCTGGCTACGCGTCGCCAGCGGCTGGGCCGGCGCGGCCTACGGCGGCATCGCCATCCCGCGCATCGGCATGGAAGTCCTCGTCACCTTCCTCGAAGGCGACCCCGACCAGCCACTCGTCACCGGCTGCCTGTACCACAAGGAAAACGTCGTCCCCTACGACCTGCCGGCAAACAAGACCCGCAGCACCTTCAAAACCCTCAGCTCACCGGGTGGCAAGGGCTACAACGAGTTTCGTATTGAAGACAAAAAGGGTGTGGAGCAGATCTATATCCATGCGCAGCGGGATTGGGACGAGAACATCGAGCACGACCAGAAGATCCGTGTGGGCAATGAGCGGCATGACACGGTTGAGGCCAACACCTACAGCGAATTCAAAGTCGAAGAGCACCGCATCACCCATTTGAATCGCGTCAGTGAAATGCGCGCAGATGATCACCTGACCGTCGCAGTCACCCAGCACCTCAATGTAGGCACAGCGCAATTCGTCGAAGCCGGCAGCGAAATCCATTACTACGCCGGCCAGAAAGTCGTCGTCGAAGGCGCAATGGAACTGACCGCCAAAGCGGGCGGCAGCTTCGTCAAGGTCGACGCCGGTGGCGTGACCATCAGCGGCGCCGAGGTGAAGGTCAATACCGGCGGTGCACCGGGTGTAGGTACGCCGGCCGCGCCGTTGCTGCCGGGGCCGATGAAGGTGGCGGATGCGGATAAGGCGGGCAAAGTGCTCATCCCGCTGCCCAAACGCCTCAACGAGTCCGGTATCACGCCGTTGTGCGGCAAACAAAGCAACGGCGCTTGCAGCCGTAAGGATTGCACATGCATGTAA
- a CDS encoding DUF4123 domain-containing protein encodes MHVKALSALLEAPRYAFEGLPKESSDLSLCFIIDRARQPEAMSRLYRVGEPVDTQGLFLNTDFAEIAADGPLWLVAPWGSRLAAEAASLCEENFAGIALTTADPAKALAHARWLLRANDGSGGQSLLSYHKPSLWAALAYTAVESSHQLFGPWQHVYSPAPVHFGRNRGRWLSWRALSELEWLGDVSAFNLPPAAPKVQEHLGWVYWADEQYAAYGEPTDEQLPNLVENLNVLVAHNIYEGRHLLKLGQITNGPLLETQPQAMAILQSREESFIKVQQLQKLANSAA; translated from the coding sequence ATGCATGTAAAAGCACTGAGCGCCCTCCTCGAAGCGCCACGCTACGCCTTCGAGGGTTTGCCGAAAGAGAGCTCCGACCTTAGCCTATGTTTCATCATTGATCGCGCCCGTCAGCCAGAGGCCATGAGCCGCCTCTACCGTGTCGGCGAACCTGTCGACACTCAAGGCCTGTTCCTCAACACCGACTTCGCCGAAATCGCCGCTGACGGCCCTCTATGGCTGGTCGCACCGTGGGGCAGTCGCCTCGCTGCAGAAGCGGCAAGTCTCTGCGAAGAGAACTTCGCCGGCATCGCCCTCACCACAGCAGATCCAGCCAAGGCACTGGCACACGCCCGCTGGCTCCTGCGTGCCAACGATGGCTCCGGCGGTCAAAGCCTGTTGAGTTATCACAAGCCAAGTCTGTGGGCCGCGCTGGCCTACACCGCCGTTGAAAGTTCACATCAGCTCTTCGGCCCTTGGCAGCACGTGTACAGCCCGGCGCCGGTCCACTTCGGGCGCAATCGCGGTCGCTGGCTCAGTTGGCGAGCCCTTTCGGAACTTGAATGGCTGGGCGACGTCTCAGCGTTCAACCTGCCACCAGCAGCGCCAAAGGTTCAGGAGCATCTGGGATGGGTTTACTGGGCAGACGAGCAATACGCTGCCTACGGTGAACCTACCGACGAACAACTGCCCAACCTCGTGGAAAACCTCAATGTGCTGGTTGCCCACAACATTTACGAAGGTCGTCATTTACTGAAACTGGGCCAAATCACCAACGGCCCGCTGCTCGAAACGCAGCCACAGGCAATGGCCATCCTGCAATCAAGGGAAGAGTCGTTCATCAAAGTGCAGCAGTTGCAGAAACTCGCTAACAGCGCTGCTTGA
- a CDS encoding sel1 repeat family protein encodes MRLIVLFSAMLLLAGANQASAELNPEQLHAKRQGIILYNQLKAVSASPLLRIAAEAGDHEAQYYLAESLRQKNTYMNPEAKKWYEMAADQGDLYAMIQLGRVKNDLCKLSDDCPATEKKPSDWLNQASSIAQPKAEDENAEAMYIMYELTLDTTWLEKAAAKNHQISQYLLAKSYNQGDGFFLPWKRSEAVEKLFKASAESGYPPSMMEYGALLYEKGDIEGFRHWNEQAALASYATTVYGYGSDLAHEPDTYGFPFDVVKGYALVYTLKELDGGGGLQERVESKLPKIEAKMTAEQIAEGKKFAKEWKATHAPLSFYPDKLSR; translated from the coding sequence ATGCGCCTCATAGTATTATTTTCAGCCATGCTATTACTCGCCGGCGCCAACCAAGCAAGCGCCGAACTGAATCCTGAGCAGTTGCACGCAAAGCGACAAGGAATAATTCTTTACAATCAACTTAAAGCTGTTTCTGCGTCTCCTCTACTGAGAATAGCGGCAGAGGCTGGAGACCATGAGGCACAATATTATCTAGCTGAGTCATTACGGCAAAAAAATACCTACATGAATCCTGAAGCTAAAAAGTGGTATGAAATGGCAGCTGACCAAGGGGATCTTTATGCAATGATCCAGCTTGGGCGAGTAAAAAATGATCTATGTAAATTATCAGACGACTGCCCTGCCACAGAAAAAAAACCATCAGACTGGTTGAATCAAGCATCAAGCATCGCTCAGCCTAAGGCAGAAGATGAAAATGCAGAAGCCATGTACATAATGTATGAATTAACGCTCGATACAACTTGGCTAGAAAAAGCAGCCGCAAAAAACCACCAAATCTCACAGTACTTATTAGCTAAGAGCTACAATCAGGGAGACGGTTTTTTCCTTCCATGGAAACGCTCGGAAGCGGTTGAAAAATTATTCAAAGCTTCAGCTGAGAGTGGGTACCCGCCCTCCATGATGGAATACGGAGCCCTTCTTTATGAAAAAGGTGACATTGAAGGTTTCCGTCATTGGAATGAGCAAGCAGCTTTAGCAAGCTACGCCACAACAGTTTATGGTTACGGTTCTGATCTTGCTCATGAGCCAGACACGTATGGATTCCCATTCGATGTCGTTAAAGGTTATGCCCTCGTTTACACCTTGAAGGAGCTAGACGGCGGTGGAGGTTTACAAGAAAGAGTGGAGAGTAAGTTACCGAAAATTGAAGCAAAGATGACAGCTGAGCAAATTGCAGAAGGTAAAAAATTTGCAAAAGAATGGAAGGCGACTCACGCACCACTTTCGTTCTACCCGGACAAACTAAGTCGTTGA
- a CDS encoding DUF2790 domain-containing protein produces the protein MNIRTLLLTSALACTAFAGVAQANDTTATTKPVPYQYGMPLHVNKVISMTEQPTRQCKVVTADMKYVDNAGKPEEITYRKMSDACSDQN, from the coding sequence ATGAACATTCGCACGCTGCTGCTCACCTCCGCCCTCGCCTGCACCGCATTCGCCGGGGTGGCTCAGGCCAATGACACCACCGCCACAACCAAGCCTGTCCCCTATCAGTACGGCATGCCGTTGCATGTGAACAAAGTGATCTCCATGACCGAGCAACCCACTCGTCAGTGCAAAGTCGTTACTGCTGACATGAAGTACGTCGACAATGCCGGGAAGCCTGAGGAAATTACCTACCGGAAAATGTCCGACGCGTGCAGTGACCAGAACTGA
- a CDS encoding DUF1652 domain-containing protein: MFLSALELRNIIESSFLPKRCQCTLSPDLSMTVKVFGDHQTDQVDLHVSGIDASHLNGCREINELIAGLRSDLAQQSTPHHYSPRSRAV; encoded by the coding sequence ATGTTTCTGTCTGCCTTGGAACTACGCAATATCATTGAAAGCAGTTTTCTGCCTAAACGCTGCCAGTGCACGCTGTCGCCAGACCTGTCGATGACCGTCAAGGTCTTCGGCGACCACCAGACTGACCAGGTTGATCTGCACGTCAGCGGAATCGATGCCAGCCATCTCAATGGCTGCCGTGAGATCAATGAGTTGATTGCCGGCCTGCGCTCGGACCTGGCGCAGCAATCCACGCCACACCATTACAGTCCGCGATCCAGAGCCGTTTAA
- the eco gene encoding serine protease inhibitor ecotin — MGSLRARATIGLLVAGLSTLAHAAKLEDVAPYPKAENGFTRQVIYLPKQDQEENFQVEVLAGKTLEVDCNRQRLGGALDEKNLEGWGYPFYRLEKVIGPMSTLMACPPGTAKKRAFVPVVGDGFMLRYNSKLPLVIYAPKDVEVRYRIWSASDKVGTAIAE, encoded by the coding sequence ATGGGTTCTTTACGCGCTCGCGCGACAATCGGTCTGCTCGTTGCCGGCCTGTCCACCCTCGCCCACGCGGCCAAACTCGAAGACGTCGCGCCGTATCCCAAGGCGGAAAACGGCTTCACCCGTCAAGTCATCTACCTGCCCAAACAGGATCAGGAGGAGAACTTCCAGGTTGAAGTCCTCGCCGGCAAAACCCTGGAAGTCGACTGTAATCGCCAGCGCCTGGGCGGCGCTCTGGACGAGAAAAACCTCGAAGGCTGGGGCTATCCGTTCTACCGCCTGGAAAAAGTCATTGGCCCGATGAGCACGCTGATGGCCTGCCCACCCGGCACCGCGAAGAAACGCGCCTTTGTCCCGGTCGTCGGTGACGGCTTCATGCTGCGCTACAACAGCAAGCTGCCACTGGTGATCTACGCTCCGAAAGATGTCGAGGTGCGCTATCGCATCTGGTCGGCTTCGGACAAGGTCGGCACCGCCATTGCGGAATGA
- a CDS encoding NIPSNAP family protein: protein MITCHVRYVIDPYQLTEFEAYAKAWLGIVERLGGTHHGYFLPSEGASNIAYCLFSFPSLADYESYRHIALTDPESTALVESLVQKKFIVSYERSFLRPLLP, encoded by the coding sequence GTGATTACCTGCCATGTGCGATACGTGATCGATCCGTACCAACTGACCGAGTTCGAGGCCTACGCCAAGGCCTGGCTGGGCATCGTCGAGCGCTTGGGCGGCACTCATCACGGCTATTTCTTGCCCTCCGAGGGCGCGAGCAACATCGCTTATTGCCTGTTCAGCTTTCCCTCGCTGGCCGATTACGAAAGCTACCGGCACATCGCGCTGACCGACCCGGAAAGCACGGCGCTAGTGGAATCACTGGTGCAGAAGAAATTCATCGTCAGCTACGAGCGCAGTTTCCTGCGCCCGTTGCTGCCCTGA
- a CDS encoding DUF2834 domain-containing protein, protein MMSVALPLTALIAFTGYTVSVMLQAEQSLIDFGISLMSRPDTAQVVIDLYLLATLAGVWMVKDARSRGMSVWSVVPYLLLTAVFVSIGPLLYLVVRGVRERKKVAAAAPAS, encoded by the coding sequence ATGATGTCTGTCGCCCTGCCCCTCACTGCGTTGATTGCGTTTACTGGCTACACCGTATCGGTGATGCTCCAGGCCGAACAGTCGTTGATCGACTTCGGTATCAGTCTGATGTCGCGCCCGGACACGGCGCAGGTGGTGATTGATCTGTATCTGCTGGCGACGCTGGCCGGGGTGTGGATGGTCAAGGATGCACGGTCGCGAGGGATGTCGGTCTGGTCGGTGGTGCCGTATCTGTTGCTGACGGCAGTATTTGTGTCGATTGGGCCGCTGTTGTATCTGGTGGTGCGTGGGGTTCGGGAGCGCAAGAAAGTGGCAGCGGCAGCCCCTGCGAGCTGA
- a CDS encoding magnesium transporter CorA family protein → MISSFALSHGALQRVERLDAEVMLFSNPDAAERDLLHTHYKVDEHALASALDPDEVSRIEFHPDHLFLIWKRPENYSGGGSLAFEVSSCGLLFSPGQLLVIATDDTPLHGIGTRQPLNAPLDVLLDLLFNNIHHYLGHLKVIKLVARELQQKFNASMQNQHLVQMFNLSESLIYYINALHSNGAVLTRLRNHAEKQHFGSEAIGLIDDLIIENNQCYKQAEIYSTVFSGLIDARGNLMNNSMNNLLRKLTLINVVFLPLNLIASIGGMSEFSMMTAGTPWWISYPVFLMVMLLGAGGMLFGLRRLAQ, encoded by the coding sequence ATGATCAGCAGTTTCGCATTGAGTCACGGCGCGTTGCAGCGGGTAGAACGGCTGGATGCCGAGGTGATGCTGTTCAGCAATCCCGATGCTGCCGAGCGCGACTTGCTCCACACTCACTACAAGGTCGACGAACACGCGCTGGCCTCGGCGCTGGATCCGGACGAAGTCTCGCGAATCGAGTTTCACCCCGACCATTTGTTCTTGATCTGGAAGCGCCCGGAAAACTATTCCGGCGGTGGCAGCCTGGCGTTTGAAGTGTCGTCCTGCGGCCTGCTGTTTTCACCTGGTCAGTTGCTGGTGATCGCCACCGACGACACGCCATTGCACGGCATCGGCACGCGCCAGCCGCTCAATGCGCCGCTGGATGTGTTGCTCGATTTGCTGTTCAACAACATCCACCATTATCTCGGCCACCTGAAGGTGATCAAACTGGTCGCCCGTGAGCTTCAACAGAAGTTCAACGCCTCGATGCAGAACCAGCATCTGGTGCAGATGTTCAACCTCAGCGAAAGCCTGATCTATTACATCAATGCCCTGCACAGCAACGGCGCAGTGCTGACGCGGCTGCGCAATCACGCGGAAAAACAGCACTTCGGCAGCGAGGCGATCGGGTTGATCGACGACCTGATCATCGAGAACAACCAGTGCTACAAACAGGCAGAGATCTACTCAACGGTGTTTTCCGGGCTGATCGATGCGCGCGGCAATCTGATGAACAACAGCATGAACAATCTGCTGCGCAAGCTGACGTTGATCAACGTGGTGTTTCTGCCGTTGAACCTGATTGCCAGTATTGGCGGGATGTCGGAGTTCAGCATGATGACGGCGGGGACGCCGTGGTGGATTTCCTACCCGGTGTTTCTGATGGTGATGTTGCTCGGGGCGGGGGGAATGTTGTTTGGGCTGCGGCGGTTGGCCCAGTGA
- a CDS encoding RimK family protein, whose product MSAVQGHWREVSEQSLPTATFLNPVIRTSSQVLIIVERKEDWASYFPSEDIVTAQEYLEQTRDSEPGKRVQVINLCRSYKYLGHGYYCSLLAEARGHKVIPSVRTISELTKKSLYGLALDDLDKTLEKALSHHLYSDTEGFTLTLYFGKTHIEPLQDLARQLFEVFPCPILLVEFRRTNGWHIEGIKSGALHKLRDDQEDQFANALDGFSRKVWRVPRSPQVARYDLAILHDPQEALPPSNAKALENFVRVGKRMGIDVELIERKDYARLAEYDGLLIRETTSVDNHTYRFAKKAESEGLVVMDDPTSILRCTNKVYLTDLLNSHELGMPATEILYKERPEDFERVGERLGFPLVLKIPDGCFSRGVIKVESQQALLEATAELFEHSVLLLAQEFFYTEYDWRIGVLNRKPIFACQYFMSKGHWQIYNHKAKGQDINGECRTLAVHEAPRAVVELAVKTANLIGDGLYGVDLKQAGDKVVVIEVNDNPNLDAGIEDAYLQDDLYSLVLEEFVRRLELKRRGQAW is encoded by the coding sequence ATGTCAGCGGTACAGGGTCATTGGCGCGAAGTATCCGAGCAAAGTTTGCCGACGGCAACTTTTTTAAATCCAGTCATCAGAACTTCCAGTCAAGTGTTGATCATCGTCGAACGCAAGGAAGACTGGGCCTCGTACTTTCCCAGCGAGGACATCGTCACGGCTCAGGAATACCTTGAGCAAACCCGTGACAGCGAACCTGGCAAACGGGTGCAGGTGATTAACCTGTGCCGCAGCTACAAGTACCTGGGGCACGGTTACTACTGCTCGCTGCTGGCAGAAGCCCGCGGCCACAAGGTGATTCCATCGGTCCGCACCATCAGCGAACTGACGAAAAAATCGCTTTACGGCCTGGCGCTGGACGACCTCGATAAAACCCTGGAAAAAGCCCTCAGCCATCATCTGTACAGCGATACCGAAGGTTTCACCCTGACACTTTACTTCGGCAAGACGCATATCGAGCCGCTGCAGGATCTGGCCCGGCAATTGTTTGAAGTGTTTCCGTGTCCGATTCTGCTAGTTGAGTTTCGCCGAACTAACGGCTGGCACATCGAGGGTATAAAGTCCGGTGCCCTGCACAAGTTGCGCGACGATCAGGAAGATCAGTTCGCCAATGCGCTGGACGGCTTTAGCCGTAAAGTCTGGCGAGTGCCGCGCTCGCCGCAAGTGGCGCGTTATGACTTGGCGATTCTGCACGATCCACAAGAAGCCTTGCCGCCGTCAAACGCCAAGGCACTGGAGAATTTTGTGCGGGTCGGCAAGCGTATGGGCATCGATGTCGAGCTGATCGAACGCAAGGACTACGCGCGGCTCGCCGAGTACGACGGCCTGTTGATTCGCGAGACTACCAGCGTCGACAACCACACCTATCGCTTCGCGAAAAAAGCCGAGAGCGAAGGGTTGGTGGTCATGGATGACCCGACCTCGATTCTGCGTTGCACCAACAAGGTCTATCTGACTGACCTGCTCAACAGCCATGAACTGGGTATGCCCGCTACGGAAATTCTCTACAAGGAACGACCGGAAGATTTCGAACGGGTCGGCGAACGCCTCGGTTTCCCGCTAGTGCTGAAGATCCCCGACGGCTGTTTTTCTCGCGGGGTGATCAAGGTTGAAAGCCAGCAGGCGCTGCTTGAGGCCACCGCTGAATTGTTCGAACACTCGGTATTGCTGTTGGCTCAGGAGTTTTTCTACACCGAGTACGACTGGCGCATCGGCGTGCTCAATCGCAAACCGATTTTCGCCTGCCAATACTTCATGTCCAAGGGCCACTGGCAAATCTACAACCACAAGGCCAAGGGCCAGGACATCAATGGCGAGTGCCGCACCCTGGCGGTTCACGAGGCACCGCGGGCAGTGGTGGAACTGGCGGTCAAGACCGCGAACCTGATTGGCGACGGCCTCTACGGCGTGGATCTGAAACAGGCTGGCGACAAAGTGGTGGTGATCGAGGTCAACGACAATCCGAACCTCGATGCCGGCATCGAAGACGCCTATTTGCAGGACGATCTGTATTCACTGGTGCTGGAGGAGTTTGTGCGACGGCTGGAACTCAAGCGTCGCGGCCAGGCCTGGTGA
- the rimI gene encoding ribosomal protein S18-alanine N-acetyltransferase, with amino-acid sequence MSAVFRLAVVEDLPALLALEMQCFTTDRLTSRSFQWMITRAHAQLLVAELDGRLLGYALVLFHRGTSLARLYSIAIAGEARGTGLGKQLLQRIEACAVEHDCAYLRLEVRIDNPTAIALYERNGYRRFALIHDYYEDHADALRLEKRIVQHRDSRSIKVPYYPQTTEFTCGPACLLMAMGALQPARLLERREELQIWREATTVFMTSGHGGCSPQGLALAAWRRGFRVRLQLSMAGPLFLDGVRDEHKKDVMRLVHEEFTAQMQETDIERKIGIHLDLPRLLEAGGQPLVLISSYRLTRSKSPHWVVLTDCDEDFVYLHDPDVDHSQHRQPMDCQHVPVSHGEFEKMSRFGRGKLRAAVVLYARNEISG; translated from the coding sequence ATGAGTGCTGTTTTTCGTTTGGCGGTAGTTGAAGATCTGCCAGCGTTGCTGGCCCTGGAAATGCAATGTTTCACCACCGACCGGCTCACCAGCCGCAGCTTTCAATGGATGATCACCCGCGCCCATGCGCAACTGCTGGTCGCCGAGCTTGACGGGCGATTGCTCGGCTATGCACTGGTGCTGTTTCATCGCGGCACATCACTGGCGCGCCTGTATTCCATCGCCATTGCCGGCGAAGCCCGTGGCACCGGTCTGGGCAAACAATTGCTGCAACGTATCGAGGCCTGTGCCGTTGAGCATGACTGCGCATACCTGCGCCTTGAAGTACGTATCGATAACCCCACCGCCATCGCGCTTTACGAGCGCAACGGCTATCGGCGTTTCGCGCTGATTCACGATTACTACGAAGACCATGCCGATGCACTGCGTCTGGAAAAGCGCATTGTTCAGCACCGTGACTCGCGCAGTATCAAGGTGCCCTACTACCCGCAAACCACCGAATTCACCTGTGGCCCGGCCTGTCTGCTGATGGCCATGGGCGCGCTGCAGCCTGCGCGCCTGCTGGAGCGGCGTGAGGAATTGCAGATCTGGCGTGAAGCGACCACCGTGTTCATGACCTCCGGCCATGGTGGCTGCAGCCCCCAGGGTTTGGCACTGGCGGCCTGGCGGCGGGGTTTTCGGGTGCGTTTGCAACTGAGTATGGCCGGGCCATTGTTTCTCGACGGCGTGCGCGATGAGCATAAAAAAGACGTCATGCGCCTGGTGCATGAGGAGTTCACCGCTCAAATGCAAGAGACCGACATCGAGCGGAAGATTGGCATCCATCTGGATTTACCGCGCCTGCTGGAGGCTGGCGGTCAGCCTCTGGTGCTGATCAGCAGTTATCGCCTGACCCGCTCCAAATCACCGCACTGGGTAGTGCTCACCGATTGCGATGAAGACTTTGTGTACCTGCACGATCCCGACGTCGATCACAGCCAACATCGCCAGCCGATGGACTGCCAACATGTGCCGGTCAGCCATGGGGAGTTTGAAAAGATGAGCCGATTTGGGCGGGGGAAATTGCGGGCGGCGGTGGTTTTGTATGCCCGGAATGAAATCTCTGGCTGA
- a CDS encoding PQQ-dependent sugar dehydrogenase, with protein sequence MLRKTFLATLCAGALISAPAFAAAPKELKSEQGTLEVTTITQGLEHPWALAFLPDRQGMLVTERPGNLRGISADGKRSEPISGVPKVWAKGQGGLLDVVLSPDFKQDRLVYLSYAEGGGAGDKAGTAVGRGRLSDDLRSLSDFKVIFRQEPKLSTGNHFGSRLVFDRDGYLFVTLGENNERPTAQDLDKLQGKVVRIFPDGKVPDDNPFVGQSGVRPEIWSYGHRNPQGAALNPWNGTIWENEHGPRGGDEVNIIERGKNYGWPLATHGINYSLQPIPEAKGKSVEGAVDPHHVWEKSPGVTGMAFYDADRFKPWQQNLFIGALVSQELIRLQFDGDKVVHEERLLGDLKQRIRDVRQGPDGYLYVLTDEQDGSLYKIGLK encoded by the coding sequence ATGTTGCGTAAAACCTTTCTAGCCACGCTGTGTGCCGGCGCGTTGATCAGCGCTCCCGCTTTCGCCGCTGCCCCCAAAGAGCTCAAAAGCGAGCAGGGCACCCTTGAAGTCACCACGATTACCCAAGGACTCGAGCACCCTTGGGCGCTGGCGTTTCTGCCGGATCGGCAGGGCATGCTGGTGACCGAGCGTCCAGGCAACCTGCGGGGGATCAGTGCCGATGGCAAGCGCTCTGAACCGATCAGCGGCGTACCGAAAGTCTGGGCCAAGGGCCAGGGTGGATTGCTCGATGTGGTGCTGTCGCCGGACTTCAAACAGGATCGGCTGGTCTACCTGTCCTATGCCGAGGGCGGTGGTGCCGGGGACAAGGCCGGGACGGCGGTGGGGCGCGGTCGTCTGTCGGACGACTTACGCAGTCTGAGTGATTTCAAAGTGATCTTCCGTCAGGAACCGAAGCTTTCGACCGGTAACCACTTCGGTTCACGGCTGGTGTTCGACCGCGACGGCTACCTGTTTGTCACGCTTGGCGAAAACAACGAGCGGCCCACCGCGCAGGATCTCGACAAGCTGCAAGGCAAGGTCGTGCGGATCTTCCCCGATGGCAAGGTGCCGGATGACAACCCTTTCGTGGGCCAGTCCGGCGTGCGGCCGGAAATCTGGTCTTATGGCCATCGTAATCCGCAGGGCGCTGCGCTCAATCCGTGGAACGGCACAATCTGGGAGAACGAACACGGTCCCCGGGGTGGCGATGAGGTGAACATCATCGAACGCGGGAAAAACTACGGCTGGCCGTTGGCGACCCACGGCATCAACTATTCGCTGCAACCGATCCCGGAAGCCAAGGGCAAAAGTGTCGAAGGCGCCGTGGATCCGCACCATGTGTGGGAGAAGTCTCCCGGCGTCACCGGGATGGCGTTCTATGACGCTGATCGTTTCAAACCTTGGCAGCAGAACCTGTTCATCGGCGCGCTGGTCAGCCAGGAGCTGATCCGGCTGCAGTTCGATGGCGACAAGGTCGTGCACGAGGAGCGTTTGCTGGGCGATTTGAAACAGAGAATTCGTGATGTGCGGCAGGGGCCGGACGGTTATCTGTATGTGCTGACGGATGAGCAGGATGGTTCGTTGTACAAAATCGGTCTGAAATAA